The following proteins are encoded in a genomic region of Actinomadura sp. NAK00032:
- the rpmH gene encoding 50S ribosomal protein L34 yields MSKRTFQPNNRRRHKKHGFRLRMRTRAGRAILSGRRGKGRARIAV; encoded by the coding sequence GTGAGCAAGCGTACTTTCCAGCCGAACAACCGTCGTCGCCACAAGAAGCACGGCTTCCGGCTGCGGATGCGCACGCGCGCCGGCCGCGCGATCCTGTCCGGTCGGCGGGGCAAGGGCCGCGCCCGCATCGCGGTCTGA